TGCAGCGAGAGCTTGACCTGCGGGTAGCGGCGCATGAAGTCGCGGATCACCCGTGGCAAGGCATAGCGCGCCTGAGTGTGCGTGGTCGCGATCGAGAGACTGCCCGCATGCTCGTTGGCGAACTCCTGGCCGACCTGCTGCAGGTTGTCCATGTCGGCCAGCATGCGCTCGGCAATGCCGAGCACGGCCCGACCAGGCTCGGTCACCGCCACCAGACGTTTGCCATGACGCGCAAAGATCTCGATGCCGAGTTCGGCCTCGAGCAGGCGGATCTGCTTGGAGACGCCGGGTTGCGAGGTAAACAGGGCATCAGCGGCATCGGAAACGTTGAGACCACGCCGGGCCACTTCATGGATGTAACGCAGTTGCTGCAGGTTCATGGCATTCTCTAAATAACCAATTCTTCTTAAAGTCTAACGCAAACCCCCTTTATGAACCTAAACATCCCGACTACGATGCAACGCAACATGAGCCACCTGCAGGCGCATCCGCCGGGCGCTCGTAAATCAGATGCAAGGCCGGCCCCGCAGAGGTGGCGCCGACCGCAACCAGAGAGACGTGATGTACCAATACGACGAATACGATCAGCGCATTGTGGATGAACGGGTTGCCCAGTTCCGTGATCAGACGCAACGCTATCTGGCAGGCGAACTCGGCGAGGACGAATACCGCCCGCTGCGCCTGCAGAACGGCCTCTACATCCAGCGCTACGCCCCGATGCTGCGTATCGCCGTGCCCTACGGCAATCTGCGCGCCGATCAGGTCCGCATGCTCGGCCATATCGCGCGCACCTACGACCGCGGCTACGGCCACTTCACCACGCGCCAGAACATGCAGTTCAACTGGCCGAAGCTGGAAGATGTGCCGGAGATCCTCGCCCAGCTGGCCACCGTGCAGATGCACGCCATCCAGACCTCGGGCAACTGTATCCGCAACGTCACCTCCGACCCCTTCGCGGGAGTCGCAGCCGACGAGGAGATCGATCCGCGTCCGTGGTGCGAGATCGTGCGCCAGTGGAGCACCTTCCACCCAGAGTTCGCCTTTCTTCCGCGCAAGTTCAAGATCGCCGTCAACGGTGCGAAGGAAGACCGCGCAGTCATCCAGGTGCACGACATCGGCCTCGACCTCAAGCGCAGTGCCGAAGGCACGATCGGCTTTCGCGTGCTGGTTGGGGGCGGCCTTGGCCGTACGCCGATCATCGGCGAAGAGATCTCGTCCTTCGTGCCGTGGCAGGACATCCTCAGCTACTGCGAGGCCATCCTGCGCGTCTATAACCTCAACGGTCGCCGCGACAATGCCTACAAGGCCCGCATCAAGATCCTGGTGAAGGCGCTCGGCATCGACGCCTTCCGCAGCCAGGTCGAGGCGGAGTTTGCTCACCTCAAGGGCGGCCCGTCGACGCTGACCGTGGAAGAAGTGCACCGCGTCGCCGACCACTTCGTCGATCCGTCCTACGAGACGCTGCCGGCATCCGACGCGGGCTACACCGCCCAGCTCGCGGCAAACAAGGCCTTCGCAGCCTGGGCGAGACGCAACGTGCGCGCTCACAAGCAGCCTGGTTACGCCAGCGTGGTGCTGTCGCTGAAGAAGCCCGGCATTGCACCGGGCGACATCACCGCCGATCAGCTCGACAGCGTGGCCGCGCTTGCCGATGCCTTCAGCTTCGGCGAAGTCCGTGTCACCCACGAGCAGAACATGGTACTGGCCGACGTCCGGCAGTCGGACCTGTTCGCCGTCTGGGAAGGCGCGCGCGAGGCCGGTCTCGCCACCCCGAACATCGGCCTGCTGACCGACATCATCGCCTGTCCCGGCGGCGATTTCTGTGCGCTGGCCAATGCCAAGTCGATCCCGATCGCCAACGCCATCCAGGCCCGCTTCGACGACCTCGACTACCTGCACGACATCGGTGAGATCGAGATCAACATCTCCGGCTGCATGAATGCCTGCGGTCACCACCACGTCGGTCACATCGGCGTGCTCGGCGTGGATAAGAACGGCCAGGAGTGGTACCAGGTAAGCATCGGTGGCGACCAAGGCAACGACACCTCGCTCGGCAAGGTCATCGGCCCGTCCTTCGCCGCAGACGAAATGCCGGACGTCGTCAGCTCGCTGGTTCAGACCTATACCGCCAACCGCCACGACGACGAGCGCTTCATCGATACCGTGCGCCGTGTCGGCGCAGAACCGTTCAAGACGCAGGTCTATGCAGACCGCGAAGAAAGGAAGCAAGCCCATGTCTGAGATCATCAAGAATGGCGTCGTCCATGAGGACGACTGGACCGTGCTCCGCCTCGCCGAAGGCGAGGAGGCAGCCACCGTCGAACTGCCCGCCGGCCGTGTGATCGTGCCGCTCGCAGTCTGGCTCGCACGCCGCGATGCGCTTGGCGCACAGGCTGAGGCCGGCGTGCTGGGCGTGTGGCTCGCCGGCACCGAAGACCCCGCAGCCCTTGCCGACGACCTGCTGCGGCTGCAGCTGATCGCGGTCGACTTCCCCAAGTTTGCAGACGGTCGCGGCTACTCCATCGCCACCCTGCTGCGCGCCCGCCACGGCTATGGCGGTGAGTTGCGTGCCATCGGAGAAGTGCTGCGCGACCAGTTCTTCTTCCTGACCCGCTGCGGTTTTGACGCGCTGCAGCCGGCAGCCGGTCGATACACGCCCGAGCAGCTCAAGATCGCACTGGAGAGCTTCAGGGATTTCACCGAGCCCTACCAGGGTGCAGTGGATCGTGCGGAGCCCCTGTTCCGCCGACTGGCGCGCAAGGTGGCCGCATGAACGCAAGCGTCTCCATGCTGCGCCCCGGCACCGGTGGCGCACCGCGCAACCCGGCCACCCACCCCGAACTCACCCCGGAACTGCGCGAAAGCGTCGTAGCCAAGACCGCTGCGGTCGTTGACCTGCTGCAGGCGGTGGTGGCCGAACTCGGCAGCGAAGGCGAAGTGACCTTCGCCAACAGTTTTGGCGCCGAAGACATGGTGCTCACCGACATCATCCTCAGCCGCAAGCTGCAGGTCGAAATCTTCTCGCTCGACACCGGACGCCTGCCCGCCGAGACCTACAAGCTGATGGGCGAGGTCGAGCAGCGCTATCGCACCCGCCTCAAGGTGTTCTTTCCCGATGCTACCGCGGTTGAACACTACGTTCGCACCGAGGGCATCAACGCCTTCTACGACTCCGTCGAGCTGCGCAAGGCCTGCTGCCAGGTGCGCAAGGTCGAGCCCCTGCGCAGGGCACTGGCGGGCAAGAAGGCATGGGTGACCGGTCAGCGCGCCGCCCAGTCGACGACCCGCAGCGGTCTGCCGCTGCGCGAGTTCGACGCCGGCAATGGCCTGGAGAAGCTCAATCCGCTCTCCGACTGGACCGAGGCCGAGGTCTGGGCCTATCTGCGCCTGAACGAAGTGCCTTATAACGCGCTGCACGACCAGTTCTTCCCGAGCATCGGCTGCGCCCCCTGCACCCGCGGCGTTGCCGTGGGCGAGGACGTCCGGGCCGGACGCTGGTGGTGGGAAGACCCCACCTCCAAGGAATGCGGCCTTCACGTGAAAAAGGACTGAACATGTTCACCGTCACCCTGAAGCAACGCTTCCTCGCAATCCGTGCAGGTCTGCGCGCCGCCCTGCGGGCCCTGCGCATGACGGATGGCGCTCAACTCTCGAAACGGTAAGGCAACAATGTCGACTCTCACCAAACAGACGCTCTCCCACCTCGACTGGCTTGAAGCCGAGGCAATCCACATCCTGCGCGAGGTGGCTGGCCAGTGCGCAAACCCGGTGCTGCTGTTTTCCGGCGGCAAGGATTCGATCTGCCTGCTGCGCCTCGCCGAGAAGGCTTTTCGCCCGGGTCGCTTCCCCTTTCCGCTGATGCACATCGACACCGGCCACAACTACAAGGAAGTGACCGACTTCCGCGACAAGCGCGCCGCCGAACTGGGCGAGCGCCTGATCGTGCGCTCGGTCGAGGATTCGATGGCGCGCGGCACCGTGGTGCTGAAGTCGGCCGATGAGTCACGCAACAAGCATCAGTCGGTCACGCTGCTCGAAGCCATCGAGGAATTCGGTTTCGATGCGTGTATCGGCGGCGCCCGCCGGGACGAGGAGAAGGCCCGGGCGAAGGAGCGGATCATGAGCTTCCGCGACGAGTTCGGTCAGTGGGACCCGAAGAACCAGCGCCCTGAGCTGTGGAACCTGTACAACGCGCGATCGCACAAGGGCGAGAACATCCGCGCCTTCCCGATCAGCAACTGGACCGAGCTCGACGTGTGGCAATACATCGCCCGCGAGCAGCTTGAGCTGCCGTCGATCTATTTCGCCCACACCCGCCCGGTGGTGCGCAAGAACGGGCTGATGCAGCCGGTGACCGACGTGACCCCGGCAAAGCCTGGCGACAAGATCGAGCAAGTGCTGGTGCGTTTCCGCACCGTGGGTGACATCACCTGCACGGCACCGGTTGAGTCCGACGCGGACACGGTGGAGAAGATTCTTGCCGAGACCGCAACGACGACGATCACCGAACGTGGCGCGACGCGAATGGACGATCAGACCTCCGAGGCGTCGATGGAGCAGCGCAAGAAGGAAGGGTATTTCTGATCTATTGCTTGTTGCTTGTTGCTTGTTGCTTGTTGCTTGTTGCTTGTTGCTTGTTGCTTGTTGCTTGTTGCTTGTTCTTTGTGAGTTGCGTGTTGTGCCGGGGTAGCGCACTGGGTGTTTGTGCCGAGGGCTGCGGAACTCGCTGCGCTCAGACAGTCCTCGCCCTCGGCACAAACACCCAGCACACCACCTGAACGTGTGTGCCTGAACCGGGTTAAAGACAGCGGGGAGCGAGGCGAGAGCAAAGCTTGGTTCGACGTACCGCAGCCTCCCTGCAAAGGACGCTTCTGACTGCGGAGCCATCCGGACAAGAGCCGGGGATGTGTGAGGCATTCGTGGCGAAGGTGAGGACTGTCCGAGCCCGCAGGGCGAGTTCCGCAGCCTTCAGAACGAATGCCTCATGCAGCCCCGGCGACTTAGCAGCACACACAATCCAGCACAAAACAAAGCACCAACCGAATTCTGGAAAGCTTGAAGGAAAAATGACCATGTCCGCACTTGAACAACTGCCCGAGATCGACAACGGCCTGCTGCGCTTTCTGACCTGCGGCAGCGTCGACGACGGCAAGAGCACCCTGATCGGCCGCCTGCTGTTCGACACCAAGACCATCCTCGCCGACACCATGAACGCGATCGAGAAGACCTCGGCCAAGCGCGGCATGACCGCGGTCGACCTCTCGCTGCTCACCGACGGCCTGCAGGCAGAGCGCGAACAAGGCATCACCATCGATGTCGCCTATCGCTACTTCACCACCGGCACACGGAAGTACATCATCGCCGACGCGCCCGGGCACGAGCAGTACACCCGCAACATGGTCACCGCCGCGTCGACCGCCAACCTTGCGATCATCCTCATCGATGCACGCAAGGGCGTACTCACGCAGACCCGTCGCCATTCATACCTCGCCAGCCTGGTCGGCATCCCCCACCTGCTGGTCGCGGTGAACAAGATGGACCTCGTCGACTACGACGAAGCCACCTTCGAGCGCATCAAGGCCGACTACCTCGCCTTCGCCGCCCAGCTCGGCATCAAGGACGTGCGCTTCATCCCGATCTCGGCACTCGCCGGCGACATGATCGTCGATCGCGGCGCGCGTCTCGGCTGGTACAAGGGCCCCACCCTGCTCGAGATTCTCGAAGCCGCCCCCGCCGCCCACACCGAGAAAGCCGAGGACTTCCGCCTCCCGGTGCAGTTCGTCTGCCGTCCGCACGACTCGGCCAACCCCGAACTGCACGACTATCGCGGCTTCATGGGCCGTGTCGAATCCGGCGAGATCCGCGTCGGCGACGCGGTGACGGTGCTGCCCTCGGGCGCCTCAAGCAAGGTCAAGGCCATCAGCATTGGCACCGAACAGCTTGAGCGCGCCATCCACGAACAGTCCATCACCCTGCTGCTCGAGGACGAAATCGACATCTCGCGCGGCGACATGATCGTGAAATCGGCCGAAGCGCCGGCAGCCGTCAAGCAGATCGACGCCACCGTGTGCTGGCTTTCGGAGACGCCGATGTCGCCGGCCCGCACCTATCTCGTTCGTCATACCACGCGCGAAGCCAAGGCCAAGATCGCCAAGATC
This genomic interval from Parazoarcus communis contains the following:
- a CDS encoding nitrite/sulfite reductase, with amino-acid sequence MYQYDEYDQRIVDERVAQFRDQTQRYLAGELGEDEYRPLRLQNGLYIQRYAPMLRIAVPYGNLRADQVRMLGHIARTYDRGYGHFTTRQNMQFNWPKLEDVPEILAQLATVQMHAIQTSGNCIRNVTSDPFAGVAADEEIDPRPWCEIVRQWSTFHPEFAFLPRKFKIAVNGAKEDRAVIQVHDIGLDLKRSAEGTIGFRVLVGGGLGRTPIIGEEISSFVPWQDILSYCEAILRVYNLNGRRDNAYKARIKILVKALGIDAFRSQVEAEFAHLKGGPSTLTVEEVHRVADHFVDPSYETLPASDAGYTAQLAANKAFAAWARRNVRAHKQPGYASVVLSLKKPGIAPGDITADQLDSVAALADAFSFGEVRVTHEQNMVLADVRQSDLFAVWEGAREAGLATPNIGLLTDIIACPGGDFCALANAKSIPIANAIQARFDDLDYLHDIGEIEINISGCMNACGHHHVGHIGVLGVDKNGQEWYQVSIGGDQGNDTSLGKVIGPSFAADEMPDVVSSLVQTYTANRHDDERFIDTVRRVGAEPFKTQVYADREERKQAHV
- a CDS encoding DUF934 domain-containing protein; protein product: MSEIIKNGVVHEDDWTVLRLAEGEEAATVELPAGRVIVPLAVWLARRDALGAQAEAGVLGVWLAGTEDPAALADDLLRLQLIAVDFPKFADGRGYSIATLLRARHGYGGELRAIGEVLRDQFFFLTRCGFDALQPAAGRYTPEQLKIALESFRDFTEPYQGAVDRAEPLFRRLARKVAA
- a CDS encoding phosphoadenylyl-sulfate reductase translates to MNASVSMLRPGTGGAPRNPATHPELTPELRESVVAKTAAVVDLLQAVVAELGSEGEVTFANSFGAEDMVLTDIILSRKLQVEIFSLDTGRLPAETYKLMGEVEQRYRTRLKVFFPDATAVEHYVRTEGINAFYDSVELRKACCQVRKVEPLRRALAGKKAWVTGQRAAQSTTRSGLPLREFDAGNGLEKLNPLSDWTEAEVWAYLRLNEVPYNALHDQFFPSIGCAPCTRGVAVGEDVRAGRWWWEDPTSKECGLHVKKD
- the cysD gene encoding sulfate adenylyltransferase subunit CysD, whose protein sequence is MSTLTKQTLSHLDWLEAEAIHILREVAGQCANPVLLFSGGKDSICLLRLAEKAFRPGRFPFPLMHIDTGHNYKEVTDFRDKRAAELGERLIVRSVEDSMARGTVVLKSADESRNKHQSVTLLEAIEEFGFDACIGGARRDEEKARAKERIMSFRDEFGQWDPKNQRPELWNLYNARSHKGENIRAFPISNWTELDVWQYIAREQLELPSIYFAHTRPVVRKNGLMQPVTDVTPAKPGDKIEQVLVRFRTVGDITCTAPVESDADTVEKILAETATTTITERGATRMDDQTSEASMEQRKKEGYF
- the cysN gene encoding sulfate adenylyltransferase subunit CysN; the encoded protein is MSALEQLPEIDNGLLRFLTCGSVDDGKSTLIGRLLFDTKTILADTMNAIEKTSAKRGMTAVDLSLLTDGLQAEREQGITIDVAYRYFTTGTRKYIIADAPGHEQYTRNMVTAASTANLAIILIDARKGVLTQTRRHSYLASLVGIPHLLVAVNKMDLVDYDEATFERIKADYLAFAAQLGIKDVRFIPISALAGDMIVDRGARLGWYKGPTLLEILEAAPAAHTEKAEDFRLPVQFVCRPHDSANPELHDYRGFMGRVESGEIRVGDAVTVLPSGASSKVKAISIGTEQLERAIHEQSITLLLEDEIDISRGDMIVKSAEAPAAVKQIDATVCWLSETPMSPARTYLVRHTTREAKAKIAKIDYRLDVNTLEQQPVTSLAMNDIARLTLKLAQPIVADRYAANRATGAFIIIDESTNNTVGAGMIG